The following are encoded together in the Cicer arietinum cultivar CDC Frontier isolate Library 1 chromosome 2, Cicar.CDCFrontier_v2.0, whole genome shotgun sequence genome:
- the LOC101504123 gene encoding uncharacterized protein, giving the protein MERCKCLALVGGGALLGSISTIFLLKLLQTQKRGVRRKCSENGTTEINGFEGCKVAGKKSDKVVSDDLLKDEIVSEHLTRNIQFFGFESQQKVSASYVVVIGLGGVGSHAASMLLRSGIGKLLLVDFDQVSLSSLNRHAVATRADVGIPKAQCLKEHFLSIFPECQIDAKVMLYDSSTEEEILSGHPDFVLDCIDNIDTKVALLAACVRRGLKVLSATGAGARADPTRIRIADLRESTNDPLSRSVRHRLRKDHGIEGGIPVVFSLEKPKVKLLPFKAPSGEEENPSDYQIVPGFRVRIIPVLGTIPAIFGQVMASYVLTDLAGLHVQTEPVVNFDMDHYHILHQRLIEHEESMYGTAMQVQVDVEEVMYIAKELWHGRSAREQIAKDVGRGMWRSINELMLVRWDRTKPASISNLILLKFKEVDEHESRTLDDIQEKEPEFYSRVTTVLKRAENDFGL; this is encoded by the exons ATGGAGAGATGCAAATGTTTGGCTTTGGTAGGAGGTGGTGCTCTTTTAGGCTCTATCTCCACCATCTTTCTCCTCAAGCTTCTTCAAACTCAAAA aagAGGTGTTCGGAGGAAATGCAGTGAAAATGGTACTACTGAAATTAATG GTTTTGAGGGATGCAAGGTTGCTGGAAAGAAGAGTGATAAGGTGGTTAGTGACGATCTTCTGAAAGATGAAATTGTTTCTGAACACCTGACTAG GAACATTCAGTTTTTTGGGTTTGAATCACAACAGAAGGTGAGTGCGTCATATGTTGTGGTGATTGGTCTTGGAGGGGTTGGCAGTCATGCTGCTTCTATGCTCTTGAGGTCGGGGATTGGCAAACTTCTTCTTGTTGACTTTGACCAG GTTTCTCTTTCGTCACTAAATCGACACGCTGTTGCGACAAGAGCAGATGTTGGCATCCCCAAAGCTCAGTGTCTTAAGGAGCATTTCTTATCTATCTTTCCGGAGTGCCAAATAGATGCAAAAGTGATGTTATATGATTCATCTACCGAAGAAGAAATTCTCTCAGGTCACCCTGACTTTGTTCTAGACTGTATTGATAACATTGATACCAAG GTGGCACTTCTTGCTGCATGTGTACGTAGGGGCTTGAAGGTTCTATCTGCAACAGGGGCTGGGGCTAGAGCTGATCCAACGAGAATACGCATTGCTGATCTAAGAGAGTCTACTAATGATCCATTATCTCGATCG GTAAGACACCGTTTGAGGAAAGATCATGGCATTGAAGGTGGCATCCCTGTTGTGTTTTCTTTAGAAAAACCCAAAGTTAAGCTGCTTCCATTTAAGGCTCCAAGTGGAGAAGAAGAAAACCCTTCCGACTATCAG ATAGTTCCGGGTTTTAGGGTCCGTATCATACCTGTTCTAGGCACCATCCCTGCAATATTCGGGCAAGTTATGGCTTCCTATGTTTTGACGGATTTAGCAGGATTGCATGTTCAAACAGAACCTGTAGTCAATTTTGACATGGATCATTACCATATTCTTCATCAACGACTTATTGAGCACGAAGAATCGATGTATGGAACTGCCATGCAAGTGCAG GTAGATGTTGAAGAAGTGATGTATATTGCTAAAGAATTATGGCATGGAAGAAGTGCTAGAGAGCAGATTGCGAAAGACGTTGGACGAGGAATGTGGCGATCAATTAATGAATTAATGCTTGTGAG GTGGGACCGCACAAAACCGGCATCTATTTCAAATTTGATTCTTTTGAAATTCAAAGAG GTGGATGAGCATGAGTCACGGACATTGGATGATATACAGGAAAAGGAACCAGAGTTTTACAGTAGAGTGACTACTGTATTAAAAAGAGCTGAAAATGACTTTGGATTATGA